One Pseudonocardia abyssalis DNA segment encodes these proteins:
- a CDS encoding MmcQ/YjbR family DNA-binding protein has protein sequence MADAEDVRRLALTLDGVVEIDSAGFDFRVQGRGFVWSYPERVPGRRREIRTDIAVLYVGDEAEKQALLLGEPELFFTTPGYDGFALVMVRLERVDVGRLTELIEDAWRMRSEGNVPGR, from the coding sequence ATGGCTGACGCGGAGGACGTACGACGGCTGGCGCTGACACTGGACGGCGTCGTGGAGATCGACAGCGCGGGCTTCGACTTCCGGGTGCAGGGCCGGGGCTTCGTCTGGTCCTACCCGGAACGGGTCCCGGGCCGGCGCCGGGAGATCCGCACCGACATCGCGGTGCTCTACGTGGGCGACGAGGCCGAGAAGCAGGCACTGCTGCTCGGGGAGCCCGAGCTGTTCTTCACGACTCCCGGCTACGACGGGTTCGCGCTGGTGATGGTCCGGCTGGAGCGGGTGGACGTCGGACGGCTCACCGAGTTGATCGAGGACGCCTGGCGCATGCGCTCCGAGGGGAACGTCCCCGGCCGGTAG
- a CDS encoding MFS transporter, with amino-acid sequence MSPSPSPSAMPDPAAAWSVLLEPRFVRLWFGTTASGLATWALPFVLGLAVLEGSLDAVGLGVVLATRTVGFLAAVPLAGVLADRYARRPVVLASGLAAAAATPLIALGLGTSVLLMAVAAAVAGAGQGACRPAFQALTAEVVDPDRRQTANAAITLAVRVSTLLGPTLAALFALLTSVQTVLLGIAALWLLAALLPPAGGAAPTVAGPRPGVVREFADGFVEARRHPWFGAGLAALTAVVFTGYSVTGVALPLVSRDVYGSEVVLAAAATGYTVGALLGALLVARWRPSSPGWWAMAGLGVYALAPLALLLTPHPAFVVAAYVVAGVGIEVFNVPWFTAIQREVEPRLLARVSSVDFLFSYGLAPVGLALIAPAILTFGLTPVLAVCAVVCLAAPALACLVPSTRRFARAV; translated from the coding sequence ATGTCCCCGTCTCCGTCCCCGAGCGCGATGCCGGACCCGGCTGCCGCCTGGTCCGTGCTGCTCGAACCCCGGTTCGTGCGGCTGTGGTTCGGCACGACCGCGTCGGGGCTGGCCACGTGGGCCCTACCGTTCGTCCTCGGTCTGGCGGTGCTGGAGGGATCGCTCGACGCGGTCGGCCTGGGCGTCGTGCTGGCCACGCGGACGGTCGGGTTCCTGGCCGCCGTGCCGCTCGCCGGCGTGCTCGCCGACCGCTACGCGCGGCGCCCGGTCGTCCTCGCCTCCGGTCTGGCCGCCGCCGCGGCGACCCCGCTGATCGCGCTGGGGCTGGGCACCTCGGTGCTGCTCATGGCCGTGGCGGCCGCCGTCGCCGGGGCCGGGCAGGGCGCGTGCCGGCCGGCGTTCCAGGCGCTCACCGCGGAGGTCGTCGACCCCGACCGGCGGCAGACCGCGAACGCAGCGATCACCCTCGCGGTGCGGGTCAGTACCCTGCTCGGCCCCACTCTCGCCGCCCTCTTCGCCCTGCTCACGAGCGTGCAGACGGTCCTGCTGGGCATCGCCGCGCTCTGGTTGCTCGCCGCACTGCTGCCCCCGGCCGGAGGGGCCGCGCCGACCGTCGCCGGTCCGCGCCCCGGGGTGGTGCGGGAGTTCGCCGACGGGTTCGTCGAGGCCCGGCGCCACCCCTGGTTCGGCGCCGGACTCGCCGCGCTGACCGCGGTGGTCTTCACCGGGTACTCGGTGACGGGGGTGGCGCTGCCGCTGGTCAGCCGCGACGTCTACGGCAGCGAGGTCGTGCTCGCCGCGGCCGCCACCGGCTACACGGTCGGGGCGCTGCTCGGTGCCCTGCTGGTGGCGCGCTGGCGTCCGTCGTCGCCGGGGTGGTGGGCGATGGCCGGCCTCGGGGTCTACGCGCTGGCCCCGCTCGCGCTGCTGCTCACCCCGCACCCCGCGTTCGTCGTGGCGGCCTACGTCGTGGCCGGCGTCGGGATCGAGGTGTTCAACGTCCCGTGGTTCACCGCCATCCAGCGCGAGGTGGAGCCGCGGCTGCTGGCTCGGGTGTCCTCGGTCGACTTCCTGTTCTCCTACGGCCTCGCCCCGGTCGGCCTGGCCCTCATCGCGCCCGCGATCCTCACCTTCGGCCTCACCCCGGTACTGGCCGTGTGCGCGGTGGTCTGCCTCGCCGCCCCCGCCCTCGCCTGCCTGGTGCCGTCGACCCGCCGTTTCGCGCGCGCGGTCTGA
- a CDS encoding dynamin family protein, translating to MQAESLVAALRALRDTADGAGLALEVPGAERARRERVDLVHQLDDYVLPRLERLDAPLLTVVGGSTGAGKSTVVNSLVRAPVTPSGVLRPTTRSPVLVCHPSDTAWFADTRVLPELTRTTGAGTDHATLQLVGSTALAPGLAFLDAPDIDSVVAANRRLAGQLLAAADLWLFVTTAARYADAVPWDVLETAAARGTALAVLLDRVPPGAEREIAAHLHEMLVAHGLGAAPLFVIPESELVDGLLPDAVVAPIRRWFDDLARDAAGRAAVIRRTLDGALDSLRPRVAALAQHARAQSDAASRLRADARTAYAAAIEEVDDGMRDGALLRGEVLARWQEFVGTGELLRTLQTKVGHWRDRLTAAIMGRPAPGGDLTVALESGVTLLVHSAAGRAAEAAARSWRSSAAGTGLLQSSGERLDRVSPGFRDDAERTVRDWQGAVLDLVRSEGADRRTTARAAAYGVNATGLVVMIAVFATTSVLAPPIEVAVAGGTTVLSQKVLEAVFGDQAVRALAARARADLLDRVAALLGREEDRFAALLHRHATHPDDAAALERAAAAVERAR from the coding sequence ATGCAGGCAGAATCACTGGTCGCCGCACTCCGCGCCCTGCGCGACACCGCCGACGGTGCGGGTCTCGCCCTCGAGGTCCCCGGCGCCGAACGCGCCCGCCGCGAGCGCGTCGACCTCGTCCACCAGCTCGACGACTACGTCCTGCCCCGCCTCGAGCGCCTCGACGCACCCCTCCTCACGGTCGTCGGCGGGTCGACCGGCGCGGGCAAGTCCACGGTGGTCAACAGCCTGGTCCGGGCCCCGGTCACCCCGTCCGGCGTCCTGCGCCCGACCACCCGCTCCCCGGTGCTCGTCTGCCACCCGTCGGACACGGCCTGGTTCGCCGACACCCGCGTGCTGCCCGAGCTCACCCGCACCACCGGCGCGGGTACCGACCACGCCACGCTGCAGCTCGTCGGGTCCACCGCTCTCGCACCCGGCCTGGCGTTCCTCGACGCCCCCGACATCGACTCGGTCGTCGCCGCGAACCGCCGCCTCGCCGGGCAGCTGCTCGCGGCCGCCGACCTCTGGCTGTTCGTCACCACCGCCGCCCGCTACGCCGACGCCGTGCCGTGGGACGTCCTGGAGACCGCCGCCGCCCGCGGCACCGCGCTGGCCGTCCTGCTCGACCGCGTGCCGCCCGGGGCCGAGCGGGAGATCGCCGCGCACCTGCACGAGATGCTCGTCGCGCACGGGCTCGGCGCCGCGCCGCTGTTCGTGATCCCGGAGAGCGAGCTGGTCGACGGCCTGCTGCCCGACGCCGTCGTCGCCCCGATCCGCCGCTGGTTCGACGACCTCGCGCGCGACGCCGCGGGCCGCGCCGCGGTCATCCGCCGCACCCTCGACGGCGCGCTCGACAGCCTGCGCCCCCGCGTGGCGGCGCTGGCGCAGCACGCGCGCGCCCAGTCCGACGCGGCCTCGCGGCTGCGCGCCGACGCCCGCACGGCGTACGCGGCGGCGATCGAGGAGGTCGACGACGGCATGCGCGACGGCGCGCTGCTGCGCGGCGAGGTGTTGGCGCGCTGGCAGGAGTTCGTCGGCACGGGGGAGCTGCTGCGCACGCTGCAGACGAAGGTCGGGCACTGGCGCGACCGCCTCACCGCCGCGATCATGGGGCGTCCCGCGCCCGGCGGCGACCTGACGGTCGCGCTGGAGTCGGGGGTGACGCTGCTCGTGCACAGCGCGGCGGGGCGCGCCGCGGAGGCCGCGGCGAGGTCGTGGCGGTCGAGTGCCGCCGGCACCGGGCTGCTGCAGTCCTCCGGCGAGCGGCTCGACCGCGTCTCGCCAGGCTTCCGCGACGACGCCGAGCGCACCGTCCGCGACTGGCAGGGCGCGGTGCTCGACCTCGTCCGCAGCGAGGGCGCCGACCGCCGCACCACGGCGCGCGCCGCCGCGTACGGTGTGAACGCGACCGGGCTCGTCGTCATGATCGCGGTGTTCGCGACGACGTCGGTGCTCGCGCCGCCGATCGAGGTCGCCGTGGCCGGCGGCACGACCGTGCTGTCGCAGAAGGTGCTGGAGGCGGTGTTCGGCGACCAGGCCGTGCGCGCGCTGGCCGCCCGGGCCCGGGCCGACCTGCTCGACCGTGTCGCCGCCCTGCTCGGCCGCGAGGAGGACCGCTTCGCCGCGCTCCTGCACCGCCACGCCACCCATCCCGACGACGCCGCGGCGCTGGAACGCGCGGCCGCGGCCGTGGAGCGTGCGCGATGA
- a CDS encoding GTPase — MSPTRVEKERSAAEAGIAARLRALDRVLEAGTGRVDEPRLDAARRLARRSGERLRLSGAHTVVALAGATGSGKSSLFNALTGADVSTVGVRRPTTGVAHAAVWGADGAGPLLDWLEIPRRHHVDSDDLPGLVLLDLPDHDSTVVAHRLEVDRLVALVDVLVWVLDPQKYADAAVHDRYLRPLAKHGEVMVVVLNQVDRLPPDQVTAALSDVRRLLADDGLDGVPVLGVSAVTPGGRDELRAVLTGAVAAHRAALRRVSADLDAVAVDLRDLVGGPVRSDLDARTVADLDTALSAAAGVPAVGAAVERASVHRAVAATGWPWTRYVRRLRPDPLRRLHLDRAGPEHADASVPVSRTSLPEASAVQRSRVDLALRALSDTAAADLPEPWPAAVHAAARRRQDDLPDALDRAVASTDLGLDRPPRWWRAAGLLQALLAVLAVAGGVWLLGLYLLTLLRLPEPPTPMIGAVPWPTALLLGGLLVGLVLAGISRILAGIGARRRRAAVERRLDRAVAEVADDLVLTPVTAELQAYWDLRQAVTELSRSPGRRGAG; from the coding sequence ATGAGCCCGACGCGGGTGGAGAAGGAGCGCAGCGCGGCCGAGGCCGGGATCGCGGCCCGGCTGCGTGCACTCGACCGCGTGCTGGAGGCGGGCACCGGCCGCGTCGACGAGCCCCGGCTCGACGCGGCCCGCCGGCTCGCGCGGCGGTCGGGGGAGCGGCTGCGGCTGTCGGGGGCGCACACCGTCGTCGCGCTCGCCGGTGCCACCGGCAGCGGCAAGTCCTCGCTGTTCAACGCCCTGACCGGCGCCGACGTGTCGACCGTCGGCGTCCGCCGCCCCACCACCGGCGTGGCCCACGCGGCGGTGTGGGGGGCCGACGGCGCGGGCCCGCTGCTCGACTGGCTGGAGATCCCGCGCCGCCACCACGTCGACTCCGACGACCTGCCCGGCCTCGTCCTGCTCGACCTGCCCGACCACGACTCGACGGTCGTCGCGCACCGGCTGGAGGTCGACCGGCTCGTCGCGCTCGTCGACGTGCTGGTCTGGGTCCTCGACCCCCAGAAGTACGCCGACGCCGCCGTGCACGACCGCTACCTGCGGCCGCTCGCGAAGCACGGCGAGGTGATGGTCGTCGTCCTCAACCAGGTCGACCGACTCCCGCCCGACCAGGTCACCGCCGCGCTGTCCGACGTCCGCCGCCTGCTCGCCGACGACGGGCTCGACGGCGTCCCCGTCCTCGGCGTCTCGGCGGTGACCCCGGGCGGGCGCGACGAGCTGCGCGCGGTGCTGACCGGTGCGGTCGCGGCCCACCGTGCGGCACTACGTCGCGTGTCGGCCGATCTCGACGCCGTCGCCGTCGACCTGCGTGACCTGGTCGGCGGCCCGGTCCGGTCCGATCTCGACGCCCGCACCGTCGCCGACCTGGACACCGCGCTGAGCGCCGCGGCGGGCGTGCCCGCGGTCGGGGCGGCCGTCGAGCGCGCGTCGGTGCACCGTGCGGTGGCGGCCACCGGCTGGCCCTGGACCCGCTACGTCCGTCGCCTGCGCCCGGACCCGCTGCGCCGCCTGCACCTCGACCGCGCCGGCCCCGAGCACGCCGACGCGAGCGTCCCGGTGTCGCGCACCTCCCTGCCGGAGGCGTCGGCGGTGCAGCGCTCGCGCGTCGACCTCGCGCTGCGGGCCCTGTCCGACACCGCCGCCGCCGACCTGCCCGAGCCCTGGCCCGCCGCCGTCCACGCCGCGGCGCGCCGGCGACAGGACGACCTGCCCGACGCCCTGGACCGCGCCGTCGCCTCCACCGACCTCGGGCTCGACCGCCCGCCCCGGTGGTGGCGCGCGGCGGGGCTGCTGCAGGCGCTGCTCGCCGTGCTCGCCGTCGCCGGTGGGGTGTGGCTGCTCGGCCTCTACCTGCTCACGCTCCTGCGCCTGCCCGAACCCCCGACGCCGATGATCGGCGCGGTGCCGTGGCCCACCGCGCTCCTGCTCGGCGGCCTGCTGGTCGGGCTCGTGCTCGCCGGGATCTCCCGGATCCTCGCGGGCATCGGGGCGCGGCGGCGCCGGGCGGCGGTGGAGCGGCGGCTCGACCGGGCGGTCGCGGAGGTGGCCGACGACCTCGTGCTCACCCCCGTCACCGCGGAGCTGCAGGCCTACTGGGACCTGCGCCAGGCCGTCACCGAGCTGTCGCGCTCTCCCGGGCGCCGGGGTGCGGGGTGA
- a CDS encoding alpha/beta hydrolase: MSTMQEFRFDGRGVIGADGRFAGARDAADPARVAGIRSDLPICVTVGDADPVNGQLAPVHALVDRYRTAGVADVELHAYPGARHEVLNETNRDEVEADLLTWLERVLGPGTP, translated from the coding sequence ATGAGCACGATGCAGGAGTTCCGGTTCGACGGCCGCGGGGTGATCGGCGCGGACGGCCGGTTCGCGGGGGCCCGCGACGCGGCCGACCCCGCCCGCGTCGCCGGCATCCGCTCCGACCTGCCGATCTGCGTCACCGTCGGTGACGCCGACCCGGTCAACGGGCAGCTCGCGCCCGTGCACGCCCTCGTCGACCGCTACCGCACCGCCGGGGTCGCCGACGTCGAGCTGCACGCCTACCCCGGCGCCCGGCACGAGGTGCTCAACGAGACCAACCGCGACGAGGTCGAGGCCGACCTGCTCACGTGGCTGGAGCGGGTGCTGGGTCCCGGAACCCCCTGA
- a CDS encoding putative molybdenum carrier protein, translating to MERNVAITGTRSIGDAPVDELAEAFEAYLRPFSDDGAHFYVGGASGVDTAALQWLAANSQAALTVVVPCRLVDQPAGSTEVIDRLREAGRLADVVEMGATLLGKAAYHARDRWMVDRAGLVIGFPRGAESAGGGTWYTLNYAAEQGKVRLVVPL from the coding sequence GTGGAACGCAACGTGGCGATCACCGGTACCCGCAGCATCGGCGACGCTCCCGTCGACGAGCTGGCCGAGGCGTTCGAGGCCTACCTCAGACCGTTCTCCGACGACGGTGCCCATTTCTACGTCGGCGGCGCGTCGGGCGTCGACACCGCCGCGCTGCAGTGGCTGGCGGCGAACTCGCAGGCCGCGCTGACCGTCGTCGTGCCCTGCCGGCTCGTCGACCAGCCCGCCGGCTCGACCGAGGTCATCGACCGACTGCGCGAGGCGGGACGCCTCGCCGACGTCGTCGAGATGGGCGCCACGCTGCTCGGCAAGGCCGCCTACCACGCGCGGGACCGGTGGATGGTCGACCGCGCCGGCCTCGTGATCGGGTTCCCGCGCGGCGCCGAGTCCGCGGGCGGCGGCACCTGGTACACCCTGAACTACGCCGCCGAGCAGGGGAAGGTCCGGCTGGTGGTCCCCCTCTGA
- a CDS encoding APC family permease, whose product MSHPAAEETFGHSELKRSITAKQLYFYVVGDVLGSGIYVLIGLVAAAVGGAFWIAFLAGVTVATVTGLAYAELVTKYPQAAGASLYVNKAFRSPILTFFITICMLSANMAAVGSLASGFVRYFAGVVGLPEDAIIPTLLIALVFVAVITLINLIGISESVVVNVIMTFIELSGLLIIMVIGLIALFTGIGDPSVLTRFSAEGSPVIAVLAGVSLAFFAMTGFENAANVAEETIDPSRAFPRALIGGMLTAGVVYVLVSLAAALAVPIDTLAGNTLLEVIRAGILPISVGVMLVVFGLIAMIAISNTALVTVVAQSRILYGMAREDVVPGVFAKVHPTRRSPYVALLFGAGVVGLLLAIGAVIQLTGSDLDIVDRLATITVVFLLFIYALVIVACLRLRGQDETPHTYRANTPLLVLGIVGNLAVLVYTVVDDPGSLLWVAGLLAVGLVLFLVQRYSGGRRTPAVAPTTDKEL is encoded by the coding sequence ATGTCACATCCCGCAGCCGAGGAGACCTTCGGCCACAGCGAGCTCAAGCGGTCCATCACGGCCAAGCAGCTCTACTTCTACGTGGTCGGGGACGTGCTCGGATCGGGCATCTATGTTCTGATCGGCCTGGTCGCCGCAGCCGTCGGCGGCGCGTTCTGGATCGCGTTCCTGGCCGGCGTCACGGTGGCCACCGTCACCGGCCTCGCGTACGCCGAGCTGGTCACCAAGTACCCGCAGGCCGCGGGCGCCTCGCTCTACGTCAACAAGGCGTTCCGGTCGCCGATCCTGACGTTCTTCATCACGATCTGCATGCTGTCGGCCAACATGGCCGCCGTCGGGTCGCTGGCGTCGGGCTTCGTCCGGTACTTCGCCGGGGTCGTCGGGCTGCCCGAGGACGCGATCATCCCGACGCTGCTGATCGCGCTGGTGTTCGTCGCCGTCATCACGTTGATCAACCTGATCGGGATCAGCGAGTCGGTGGTGGTGAACGTGATCATGACGTTCATCGAGCTGAGCGGCCTGCTGATCATCATGGTCATCGGGCTCATCGCGCTGTTCACCGGCATCGGCGACCCGTCGGTGCTCACCCGGTTCAGCGCCGAGGGCAGCCCGGTGATCGCGGTGCTGGCCGGCGTCTCGCTCGCCTTCTTCGCCATGACCGGGTTCGAGAACGCGGCCAACGTGGCCGAGGAGACCATCGACCCGTCCCGGGCCTTCCCGCGGGCACTGATCGGCGGGATGCTCACCGCCGGTGTCGTCTACGTGCTGGTCTCCCTGGCCGCCGCGCTGGCCGTGCCGATCGACACCCTGGCCGGCAACACGCTGCTCGAGGTGATCCGCGCGGGGATCCTGCCCATCTCGGTGGGCGTCATGCTGGTCGTGTTCGGCCTCATCGCCATGATCGCGATCAGCAACACCGCCCTGGTCACGGTCGTCGCCCAGTCCCGGATCCTGTACGGGATGGCCCGCGAGGACGTGGTGCCGGGGGTCTTCGCCAAGGTCCACCCGACCCGCCGCAGCCCGTACGTCGCACTGCTGTTCGGTGCCGGGGTCGTCGGCCTGCTGCTGGCGATCGGCGCGGTGATCCAGCTGACCGGCTCCGACCTCGACATCGTCGACCGCCTCGCCACCATCACCGTGGTGTTCCTGCTGTTCATCTACGCGCTGGTCATCGTCGCCTGCCTCAGGCTGCGCGGGCAGGACGAGACGCCGCACACCTACCGTGCCAACACCCCGTTGCTGGTCCTCGGCATCGTCGGCAACCTGGCGGTGCTGGTCTACACCGTCGTCGACGACCCGGGCTCGCTGCTGTGGGTGGCCGGGCTGCTCGCCGTCGGCCTGGTCCTCTTCCTCGTCCAGCGCTACTCCGGCGGCAGGCGGACCCCCGCCGTCGCTCCCACGACCGACAAGGAACTCTGA
- a CDS encoding universal stress protein: MHVIVATDGSRASLVGAEQFQWIADSREITDVTVVAVVSPYAAVPFANELTDRRNAEPTDFSFQEEAQAAVDVVAGVFDGWGPTIHKQVRSGSPASEIVRAAEEARADLISLAAGSRGLTSTILLGSTASKVQHSAPCPVLVCRPRRPAET, translated from the coding sequence ATGCACGTGATCGTCGCGACCGACGGGTCCCGGGCCTCATTGGTCGGGGCCGAGCAGTTCCAGTGGATCGCCGACTCCCGCGAGATCACCGACGTCACCGTGGTGGCGGTGGTGAGCCCCTACGCCGCGGTGCCGTTCGCCAACGAGCTCACCGACCGGCGCAACGCCGAGCCGACCGACTTCAGCTTCCAGGAGGAGGCCCAGGCCGCGGTCGACGTGGTGGCCGGCGTGTTCGACGGCTGGGGTCCGACGATCCACAAGCAGGTCCGCAGCGGCTCCCCGGCCTCGGAGATCGTGCGCGCCGCGGAGGAGGCCCGCGCCGACCTCATCTCGCTGGCCGCAGGCAGCCGCGGGCTCACGTCGACGATCCTGCTGGGCAGCACCGCCTCGAAGGTGCAGCACTCGGCGCCCTGCCCGGTGCTGGTGTGCCGGCCGAGGCGCCCGGCGGAGACGTGA
- a CDS encoding AMP-binding protein, with the protein MTVTDRVEALIAEYGRADLSVAHLACDRHDPDAVAVTVVGDDEASDLTYGELRRRSERVAAGLAALGVGPGTRVATLLPKGVELPVTVMALWRLGAVHVPLFTAFAAQGIVMRLEASDAAAVVCHGSQRAKLDPGPDVPADAPWRIVTVGEGARPGDVGFDDLAAADPTGAAPAVQGPDGAFLQLYTSGTTGRPKGVVVPARALASFVAYLEFGLDVRDGDVYWNAADPGWAYGLYYALCAPLAAGRRTVLLEANFTPAVFWRVLAQQRVTNVAAAPTVFRALRTSGLPVPDGLVLRAASSAGEPLTPDVVAWAEGALGVPVLDHYGQTELGMVAINGHHADVRAEVKASSMGRAMPGYVLAVLEQDGDGPAPVGEVGRVTVDTERSPLLWFTGYEGAPERSAERFTADRSHYLSGDSGSMDPDGYLFFTGRDDDVILMAGYRIGPFDIESVLVLHPDVAECAVIGVPDEVRGEVAEAFVVLNGRAGDDELATELQQLVRTRYAAHAYPRRVHFVERLPKTPSGKVQRFLLRRGRSVSEDRVGP; encoded by the coding sequence ATGACCGTGACTGACCGGGTCGAGGCCCTGATCGCCGAGTACGGGCGGGCGGACCTGTCGGTCGCGCACCTGGCCTGCGACCGGCACGACCCCGACGCGGTGGCGGTCACCGTCGTCGGTGACGACGAGGCGTCCGACCTGACCTACGGCGAGCTGCGGCGGCGCTCCGAGCGGGTCGCGGCGGGGCTGGCGGCACTCGGGGTCGGGCCCGGGACGCGGGTGGCGACGCTGCTGCCGAAGGGCGTCGAGCTCCCCGTCACGGTGATGGCGCTGTGGCGGCTCGGTGCGGTCCACGTGCCGCTGTTCACCGCGTTCGCCGCGCAGGGGATCGTCATGCGGCTGGAGGCGAGCGACGCGGCCGCGGTGGTCTGCCACGGCTCGCAGCGGGCGAAGCTCGACCCCGGTCCCGACGTCCCGGCCGACGCGCCCTGGCGGATCGTCACCGTCGGGGAGGGTGCGCGCCCGGGCGACGTCGGGTTCGACGACCTCGCGGCCGCGGACCCGACCGGCGCGGCACCCGCCGTCCAGGGCCCGGACGGCGCGTTCCTGCAGCTCTACACCTCGGGGACGACCGGCAGGCCGAAGGGCGTGGTCGTGCCGGCGCGGGCGCTGGCGTCGTTCGTGGCCTACCTGGAGTTCGGTCTCGACGTCCGAGACGGCGACGTCTACTGGAACGCCGCGGACCCCGGCTGGGCCTACGGGCTGTACTACGCGCTGTGCGCACCGCTCGCGGCCGGACGCCGCACGGTGCTGCTGGAGGCGAACTTCACCCCGGCGGTGTTCTGGCGGGTGTTGGCGCAGCAGCGGGTCACGAACGTGGCCGCGGCGCCGACGGTGTTCCGGGCCCTGCGTACCTCCGGGCTGCCGGTGCCCGACGGGCTGGTGCTGCGGGCGGCGTCGAGCGCGGGGGAGCCGCTGACCCCGGACGTCGTCGCGTGGGCGGAGGGCGCCCTGGGCGTCCCGGTGCTGGACCACTACGGACAGACCGAGCTGGGGATGGTCGCGATCAACGGCCACCACGCCGACGTGCGGGCCGAGGTCAAGGCGTCGTCGATGGGGCGGGCGATGCCGGGCTACGTGCTCGCCGTGCTCGAGCAGGACGGCGACGGGCCGGCGCCGGTGGGCGAGGTCGGCCGCGTCACGGTGGACACCGAGCGCAGCCCGCTGCTGTGGTTCACCGGCTACGAGGGTGCGCCGGAGAGGTCCGCGGAGCGGTTCACCGCCGACCGCAGCCACTACCTCAGCGGCGACAGCGGCTCGATGGACCCCGACGGGTACCTCTTCTTCACCGGCCGCGACGACGACGTGATCCTGATGGCGGGCTACCGGATCGGCCCGTTCGACATCGAGTCGGTGCTGGTCCTGCACCCCGACGTGGCCGAGTGCGCCGTGATCGGGGTGCCGGACGAGGTGCGCGGGGAGGTCGCGGAGGCGTTCGTCGTGCTGAACGGCCGCGCGGGCGACGACGAGCTGGCGACGGAGCTGCAGCAGTTGGTCCGCACCCGCTACGCCGCGCACGCCTACCCGCGCCGCGTCCACTTCGTCGAGCGACTGCCCAAGACGCCCAGCGGGAAGGTGCAGCGCTTCCTGCTGCGCCGCGGGAGAAGTGTGTCCGAGGACCGAGTTGGACCATAA
- a CDS encoding IS256 family transposase has protein sequence MLTVVPGAADADDPRREGGGSGLIDELVREGARRMLAEALQAEVDDYIARFAAERDEHGRRLVVRNGTHQPREVLTSAGAVEVVVPRVNDRRTDPETGERRRFSSAILPPWCRKTPKITEVLPLLYLHGLSTSDFVPALGQFLGSTAGLSAPVITKLTETWKAEQRTFAARDLSGADYVYLWADGIHVNIRLEEHKLCLLVLIGVRADGRKELVALADGYRESTESWADLLRDCARRGMRAPVLAVGDGALGFWGALREVFPTTREQRCWFHKIANVLGALPKSAHPGAKKALAEIWNAEDRRHALDAVKAFEAAYGAKFPKAVAKITDDVEVLLAVYDFPAEHWIHLRTTNPIESTFATVRHRTKITRGPGSRAAGLAMAFKLIEAAQDRWRAVNGPHLVALVRAGALFVNGKLVERPDDHHQPAAA, from the coding sequence GTGCTCACCGTAGTTCCTGGAGCTGCCGACGCCGATGACCCCCGCCGCGAAGGCGGCGGTTCGGGTCTGATCGACGAGCTCGTCCGCGAGGGCGCCCGCCGGATGCTGGCCGAAGCCTTGCAGGCCGAGGTCGACGACTACATCGCCCGATTCGCCGCCGAGCGCGACGAGCACGGCCGGCGGCTGGTGGTGCGCAACGGCACCCACCAGCCCCGCGAGGTCCTGACCAGCGCCGGAGCGGTCGAGGTGGTCGTGCCGCGGGTCAACGACCGGCGCACCGACCCCGAGACGGGCGAGCGTCGGCGGTTCTCCTCGGCGATCCTGCCGCCGTGGTGCCGCAAGACCCCGAAGATCACCGAGGTGTTGCCGCTTCTCTACCTGCACGGCCTGTCCACCAGCGACTTCGTGCCCGCCCTGGGCCAGTTCCTCGGCTCGACCGCCGGGCTGTCCGCGCCGGTGATCACGAAGCTGACCGAGACCTGGAAGGCCGAGCAGCGCACCTTCGCCGCCCGTGACCTGTCCGGCGCGGACTACGTCTACCTGTGGGCCGACGGGATCCACGTCAACATCCGCTTGGAGGAGCACAAGCTGTGCCTGCTGGTGCTGATCGGGGTCCGCGCGGACGGGCGCAAGGAACTCGTCGCCCTGGCCGACGGCTACCGGGAGTCGACCGAGTCCTGGGCGGACCTGCTGCGTGACTGCGCGCGGCGCGGGATGCGCGCCCCCGTGCTCGCGGTCGGCGACGGCGCCCTGGGGTTCTGGGGCGCGCTACGCGAGGTGTTCCCCACGACACGGGAGCAGCGCTGCTGGTTCCACAAGATCGCCAATGTGCTGGGTGCTCTACCCAAGAGCGCGCATCCCGGGGCGAAGAAGGCGCTTGCGGAGATCTGGAACGCCGAGGACCGACGCCACGCCCTCGACGCGGTGAAGGCGTTCGAGGCCGCCTACGGGGCCAAGTTCCCCAAGGCGGTCGCAAAGATCACCGACGATGTCGAGGTGTTGTTGGCGGTCTACGACTTCCCGGCCGAGCACTGGATCCACCTGCGCACGACCAACCCGATCGAGTCGACCTTCGCCACCGTCCGGCACCGCACGAAGATCACCCGCGGGCCCGGGTCGCGGGCGGCCGGGCTGGCGATGGCGTTCAAGCTCATCGAGGCCGCCCAGGACCGCTGGCGCGCGGTGAACGGCCCGCACCTGGTCGCCCTCGTCCGCGCAGGCGCCCTGTTCGTCAACGGCAAGCTCGTCGAACGACCCGACGACCACCACCAACCAGCAGCCGCCTAA